CTATACAGAGTCACAGACATCAACAATTATCTCATAATTTACAAATTATGTGTCACAAAACcaaagaaaatgaagaacaaaataTTTCTTTTTCATTCACAAGTATACTACTATCTCTTCTTCTGTCTCCTTGAATAAACCATACCTCTAATCCCATCAGGATCAGCAGTAAACCCTAACGGTTTATAAAATCCTAACACCCTAGGCTCTGAATACAAAGCAATATTACTAATCCCTTTCTGTAACAACTCCTCAAGTAATCTTTCCATTACAGCTTTTCCTAATCCAATCCCTTGATAAGaaggatcaacaacaacatcccATATTATAGCATTAAATACACCATCTCCTGTTGCTCTTGCAAATGCAACGGGCTTTCTGTATCTCGTATCTTCAATCCATAACAGTGAATCTGTATGTTCTAATGCTATTCGAATCTTGTTTGTATCTCGTTTTGGAAATCCAACTGCAACAAACACTGTGTTTAGTTGATCAAGATCGAGTTCTTCGAATGTACGATGTAGATTGAATCCTCGAGACTCAAGTGCTTGATCTGAGATTGAGAAATTGTTCTCGTTGGTTAGAGTTTGAGCTGAAATTCTAGTGTTTCTTTTGATAAAATTTTGGGATTTGAATGCTGTCTTTGATGAGGGGAAACGGGTGGATGTGAAAGTGGTGATACTGTGAAGAAGCATTTTGCGATCGAGGGTGATGAATTTTAGAGAAAATTGGTCGAAAAGTTTGATGTTTCTTGATTTTTCAGTTTTAAACTGAGAATTGAAGTTTTTTTTGGAGGTTTATCCTTTTAGGATTGGGTCATTTGTGGCTGAGAATGGGAGTCGGAATTGTGGGCAGTGCACCTCGCTCGTGCACGTTCCAGACTCCAGTGCTAGTTATCCCTGAGCGGAATATCAGTAGGAGCAAAAGcaaactaaccacaagaagatAAATGGTTAGAAAAATTATTATGTCCGCATGTCGCCATATATACAttaggcttagtcctatgggttagatatctagctgctagattgacCATCCACGTCAACATGGgtaacctcctaagtcctatgggatggttaatctagcagctagagcAGCGGGACCACCATATAATGTCGAACCGTTTGGCGCTCAGTGCTGAACGGTTCAgtgctttaaatctcagccgttagatcagaaaattttctcccagtgctgaatggttcagcgtttagactactttttgagcgctgaacggttcaacatttcaatctcgctgatagttgaactgcgagcagttgttaggagagagaactatcaactagcAGTGTAAAAaattttcccacacttttttcctgatttgcaacactttttggccaatctagcagttcaatctagctCAGAGGGGTTAGCCTCAGGTAGGAGCAAGTAGCCGTCTACTGATTTTCATTTGTTGGCATTTTGGTGCGAAATTGCTATCAAGTGGATCCGCTCTACGGTACTGTGGTTGTACACGGATTTTTTCAATCTTTGGTTAGAAAACATTTAAAGGTGCTTGGATTGTGGAGTCATGGACTCACGGTGTCGAAAGTGAACACTGAATATGCCATTAAAAAgaacggaaaatgggttatttgtccaaatatttttaaatcacggttcaaatggacgagtaaaaaatagtttgggtgaaatggccaaaaaaaataataaggatgaaTCTGGTTTTAtcatagcttaaatttaaaaggatgaaactggatacgtcctgtgtaaattaaaaataagaaaaaatatttgaaaatgggcacgatgaaaccggttacatcctgcctatttttacgtttttgtccatttaaacagtatcaaaatctaactgtctatttcacccaggaattgttgattttggtctttttaaccaattttatgtaaaaagaaaagaatataCTGATGGGAATTGGTCTAAgggaaattttgattttgatgccCATAAAATGGTATATCTTTGCGTTTGGTTCCTAACTTTGtccaattttgagtttggtgcccagtcaaccgATTGACTTTGTTTGACGGTATTGACCATCACTTTACCATTAAACTGTGAAATGACCAATGAAAATAAGACTCACCAGCTTTGTAAGTGTATCAGTTAAAATTATAATTGCATTTGCGTAATTATTATCGATTTATTAAAGTTATTATCGTtggtcatttcacaattttaaccgtAAAGTGGTTGGTCAACATGGTCAAACAAAGTCAATcggttgactgggcaccaaactcaaaattggacaaagttaggcaccaaacacaAAAATATACAATTTTATGGGCACTAAAGTCAAAATATACCTTGGTTTTAAATGACATTGATTAGTTTAGGTTTCCTTCAATTGGAAATATGGTATTCATTTTATGTCTAAAGAAACTATATATGTTATATATATGCACAAGTATTTACGCATAGTGGGTCTTGTAGTTGAAGCAATTTTTTTTCatgataaaatagagattacatgGACTTcaaaaacatcaagatcaaagaTCGAAATACAACTAAAAGGTACTAACAAAGAGTAATCCGTGaagagaagtaacgaactaccaaCAAGAGTACCACGCAATCTGAAGATTGAAAGAATGATTTTAGGAttataatccaaccattttgataaggttttttcttcttgaaaaagaGATCTACTTATAAAAATATGAGAGTAATATGCCCAAAGTCTTGAatcttttttttataagaaaatagaACAAACCACTACTTATACTTTAAATAGTATAGGCAGGATAGTACAAAATCCAGTTATACCAGGGTTAATGAAGAACTCCTGAATAAAAAAGGATACGTTTTCGTCATCCCATCTGGAATTGATGATGCTCCGATTACACATTTTAGAAATACTAGCTGCTAAGAAGTTGTTTGGTCTGGTGACCATATTAAAAGATACATCTTTAAAATTAAAAAGTTTAAACTTCTGGGTCTCAAAATGGTTGCTATTTTTGAATCGTTCCTCTCTATCTTTTGCATAAATTTCAACCAACAACTTTAATATCGGTTCAAAGTCGCTTTGAAATTCGATGTGATGTCCTGAAAGCTCCATTGCCCACTGAAATGCTGCTTCGGCTCCTTCTTGTTCTAACAGTTCTCTAGAGTTCCAGCCTGGAGAATTTCCTTCGGCTTCTTTGTAGTTGCCGGTATCATCAACCAGAGTTAAGCCAATAGCTGAGTCACAAATTTCAGATAACATGGACATAGCAATACTAATTCGATATCTAAAGTGTCCTGGTAAGTGCCAGCAGCTTAGGGGAGTGATTTTGAGGTCAAGGTCATTCAGAGGATTATAATACGGGGTTTGGTTGATGTTATAATTAGCATTATGTATATAATTAGAAGAGTTCAGATATTTTACAAAGGTGTTAGCAGTTTGCCAACTATTTTGATCTTTCTTTTTAAAAACTTTGTCACAACGAGCCTTCCAAATGTGCCAGTTTATGGTGCTACAAAATTCTGCCCAACCTATGTAACTGCTGTCTCTTTCTTTATCTCATAACCAGCTATTTATCCAATCATGACAAGTAGTGGTTCCGTTTTTAACATAGTCCATATGAAAATTTAGATGGTTCCACACTTGCGAAGCAAAATGACACTCTAAGAACAGATGTGGGAGGGTTTCATTATGATTGTTGCGCAGTTGGCAGATAGTATTTATGTTTGGGATTTTAGCCACTACTCGCATACTGTTAGGTAGGATTGAATTTGATATTTTCCACGTGAACAATTTTATAGAAGGAGAAGCTTTCAGGTTCCAAATTTTTCCCCAGTCAGTAACATTTGGTTCGCTATTGTTAAGTTTGTTATACAAAGATTTTACAGAAAATTTATTGTCTTGGGTTAAAGTCCAAATAACATTATCTTCACtgttgttttgtt
This genomic stretch from Papaver somniferum cultivar HN1 chromosome 5, ASM357369v1, whole genome shotgun sequence harbors:
- the LOC113277521 gene encoding serotonin N-acetyltransferase 2, chloroplastic-like, coding for MLLHSITTFTSTRFPSSKTAFKSQNFIKRNTRISAQTLTNENNFSISDQALESRGFNLHRTFEELDLDQLNTVFVAVGFPKRDTNKIRIALEHTDSLLWIEDTRYRKPVAFARATGDGVFNAIIWDVVVDPSYQGIGLGKAVMERLLEELLQKGISNIALYSEPRVLGFYKPLGFTADPDGIRGMVYSRRQKKR